TTAATTTCTTCAGCAACAACATTGAAAAAATGCCTTCTTCCCATGTTTTCTCCATAATAACACTTGATTTGCTAATCAATGGAAGCATTGAATTAATTACAGTTCCCTACAATTCTGAAGAAGAAATAAAATTTTTAAAAAACTTACAGAGCCAGTTTCTGCCCAATTTTCTCCTGTTAATAAAGGATTCTCAAATGGAAAACATATTTGAAATGATTAAATCATTTAAAAATATTGGAGAAAATTCAACTTATTATTTATGTAAAAACTTTACATGTGAGCCTCCAATAACAGATAGAGAAAAACTAAGGCATTTAATTTCATCTATTTAACTGAAATAAGCTTAAAACTGCCTTCCAATTCCTTAAGAAGACTCAATCTATGTTGATGACAGCTAATTATAATTACCTGATTTGATTTTGCAATCTCTTCTATTAAAAATTTCATGCCTTTAACAAATCTCTCATCATCTGAGTGCGCAAATGGTTCATCAAGTATTATAGGAACTTTTACATTACTACTTAAGGCTTGAGAAAGAATAAGTCTTACAGTGAGATATATCTGTTCAGCCATGCCTCCACTTAGTTTTTTTTCAATCTCTTTATCAGCTAAGGGATACTCAATTTCAGGAATTTTTACAATAAAGGAAAGGTCTTGATTGAAAAAGATTTCTACTGTTTTACCTGTTATTCTACTCAAAAGCTTAGAACCTGCAGTGTTTAATCTTTCAGCCCATAGTTTATGATGTTTCTTTGTAATACTTTCAATTATCTCATAAGATTTTTGCAAGGCTTTTTTAAATTTTTCAAGAGTTTCCAAATATCTTGATGAAATTTCTATCTGTTCCTCTATTTTTTCAATTTCTTTTCTGGACTGAAGAATTTTTTCATACTCGCTTTGTAGCTGGTGGAGTTCATCTTTTATTTGTTCTTTCCTTTTCAGTAGTTCTTCTCTTTTTTGCTCATATTTTTCAATATCTTCTTCATTTATTTCAGTCTCAATAAAAATTCGGGATTTATAAAAGTCTAATTCTTCATTTGAAAGAAGATTTTTTTTCAGTTCTTCAATTTTTTTGGAATTTTCTATGAATTCTTTAATATGGATTTTATGTATATTCATCTTTTTGAAAATGTTTAAAAATTCTTCGCGGTCACTAATTGAAAATTTTGAAATTAGCTGGTCTATGTGCTGAGAAAGTTCTTCATTCTTAAATTTGAGTTCCCTTATTTCATGCTGTAATTTTTTATTTTCAATGTAAAGCTTACCTAAATAAAAAAGTAATGGAATACAGATTGTTATTGTATAAAAGAATGTCTTATTTATAAATCCTGCTATGATGCTTAATAGAGCTAATAAGATGCTTAGAAAGTATATTTTTCTGGATAATCCTGTTATCTCTCTCTGTCTTTGCTGTTTTAGTCTTAAATTTTGCAATAAACTCTGCATTTCATTTTCATAAAGAATTATAAATTGTTGCTCTTCAGGTTTCAGATTTTCAAAATTTATGTAAAAGCTCAAAAGAGGTTTTACATCTTTTAGTTCTTGATTCCTTTTTTCAAGTTTTTCTATTTCTTTCCTATAAACATTATCTCTATCAATTTTCCATTTAAAATAATTACTTTCAAGCTTGATTAAGCTATCATTAATATTTCCAAGTTCGTCCATCAGTTGAGCATAGTTTTCTATAATTTCAGCCTGCTTTTCTAAGGAAATTTTTAAATGTGATTTTTTTTCTTCATATTCAACTATTTTTTCCTTCCATGTTTTTATTGCTGTATCAAGTTTCCCTCTTGTAGTAAAAGGGAAGAGTGTGCCACTATGAATGCTATCAAAGAGAGCTTCTTTTATTTTAGTTAAAGCCATAGAGGCTGAAGCATCTTGAAAACCTGTGTCTATAGCTTTTTCTAAAAAAGCTGTAACTGAATAAATTTCTTTAAGATTTAATCCAGCTTTCTGTGTTAGAAAAGAAGTGTTGATAAAAACTTCTCTCGAAAGATTAAATATGAGCTCTCCCGGTGATTTTTTTATAATTCTTCCTCTATTTTTAGTTTCATATTTTACAGGATTTCCATTTTTAAATATTTTGTATTCACTATAATTTCTTACAATCTGATAAAAATCAGAGTCAGATTCAATATCTACAGTAATCTTTCCATTGATTAAAGGAATTTGAGTTTGTTTTGAGGGATATAGAGTTTCAAGTATAGAATTTGCAAGAAGTGATTTGCCAGCTTCATTTTTATCAACAATAAGACAGCAAGGATGGTCAAATAGAAATTCTTTGTTTTTATATATTCCAAGATTTTCTATGAATATTCTTTTAATTTTAATCATAAAATCGTGGAGTTATTTGTTTACCAGCAAAGGCATCAAGTCCGTATATCAAAGCATCTTTAAGAATTTGTTTTTCCCTTTCATCTGCTTTGTCCATCATTTTAAAGATTTCTCTGATAAATATCCCGATTGTAGTCTCCGTTGATGTCTCTTCTAATTTTTCCATATCAAATTTTATGAAGTCAGATAGATCAAATAAGATTTTATATTCAGAAAAAAGTTCTTTCAAATAGTTTATATTTAAATCTCCAATACCTGTGATTTTTAAAATAAAAAGGGTATCCTTGGAGTTGTTACTTTCTGAGATTTCATCAGATATGATATTTTTAATTTTTTCCATGTTTTGAGAGGCAGGAATATCGATTTTTTTAATTGAGAAATCACTTAGTGGTACAAATTCTAATTCAGTTCTTGCTCTGTTATTTTCTTTTAGAACTTCAACAATCAGTCCCCCTCTTTTGCCGTATTCATAGATAGAAGCAGGCACCATGCTACCTGAATAGGCTGCTTTTATTCCTGAACTATCAGATATTTCTGAGTAACTGTGATAATGTCCGAAAGCAACATAATCAAAGTTAGATTTTAATACTTCACTGTCTTCAAAAGGATGCCATAGTTCTTTACCTTCGGGATTAAAGTTAATTCTTGATGCATGAATAACTGCTATGTTGATTTTTGATGGATTGATTTTGTAGAGTTTTTCAAAAGCTCTTGTTTGTCTGTTTAAACAGGGCTTGCCATAAATATTTACATCGTCAAAAGAAAAAATTGAGAAATCGGGTTTTTTAAATATTTTTACATTGTCTTTAAATCCTTTGACTCTCAGTATATGGAGAAGTTTTTCGTTATATGGACAATCAGGTCCTAAAAAGTCGTGATTTCCCGGTGAAATAATTACTGGTTTGGGATAGATTAAATCAAAGACTTCTTTTAAAAATTCAATATCTTCTCTGTAAACTTTGTCATTTTCAAAAAAATCTCCTGCAATTATTAAGGCATCAAGATTGTTTTCTCTGACTACATTTATAGCTTTTAATAGAGCTTTTTTACAGTATTTAAGCCTGTCTGTCCCTTTGATTTTTAGACCTAAATGTAGGTCTGAAAGATGCAAGAAACTAAATTTCATAATTTTATTATAAAAAATACTTGACATTATATGAAAAATTTGGTATTGTTTACATCAAATCCTTAATTTATCAATAAAAAAGGAGGTAAGCAGTTATGACAAAGGCAGATTTGGTAAGCAAAATTGCGAGCAAAGCAGAGCTCACAAAGGCAGAAGCAGCAAAGGCATTGGATGCTACAATTGAAGCTATTAAGGAAGCTCTCAAGAAAGGTGACAAGGTTACATTAGTAGGTTTTGGTAGCTTTTATGTTTCAAAGAGAAAGGCAAGAAAGGGAAGAAATCCAAGAACCGGCCAGGAAATTAAGATTCCTGCAACAAAGGTTCCCAAATTTACTGCTGGAAAATCTTTAAAAGAAGCAGTAAAGTAATCTCTAAAAAATTAATTTAGGGGGAGAGATTTCTCCCCCTAAAAATTTCTTAAAAAGTGCAGAATTGGTCTGATTTTCTTTTCAAACAGATTTTTAAAAG
The nucleotide sequence above comes from Thermodesulfovibrio aggregans. Encoded proteins:
- a CDS encoding ATP-binding protein codes for the protein MIKIKRIFIENLGIYKNKEFLFDHPCCLIVDKNEAGKSLLANSILETLYPSKQTQIPLINGKITVDIESDSDFYQIVRNYSEYKIFKNGNPVKYETKNRGRIIKKSPGELIFNLSREVFINTSFLTQKAGLNLKEIYSVTAFLEKAIDTGFQDASASMALTKIKEALFDSIHSGTLFPFTTRGKLDTAIKTWKEKIVEYEEKKSHLKISLEKQAEIIENYAQLMDELGNINDSLIKLESNYFKWKIDRDNVYRKEIEKLEKRNQELKDVKPLLSFYINFENLKPEEQQFIILYENEMQSLLQNLRLKQQRQREITGLSRKIYFLSILLALLSIIAGFINKTFFYTITICIPLLFYLGKLYIENKKLQHEIRELKFKNEELSQHIDQLISKFSISDREEFLNIFKKMNIHKIHIKEFIENSKKIEELKKNLLSNEELDFYKSRIFIETEINEEDIEKYEQKREELLKRKEQIKDELHQLQSEYEKILQSRKEIEKIEEQIEISSRYLETLEKFKKALQKSYEIIESITKKHHKLWAERLNTAGSKLLSRITGKTVEIFFNQDLSFIVKIPEIEYPLADKEIEKKLSGGMAEQIYLTVRLILSQALSSNVKVPIILDEPFAHSDDERFVKGMKFLIEEIAKSNQVIIISCHQHRLSLLKELEGSFKLISVK
- a CDS encoding metallophosphoesterase family protein; its protein translation is MKFSFLHLSDLHLGLKIKGTDRLKYCKKALLKAINVVRENNLDALIIAGDFFENDKVYREDIEFLKEVFDLIYPKPVIISPGNHDFLGPDCPYNEKLLHILRVKGFKDNVKIFKKPDFSIFSFDDVNIYGKPCLNRQTRAFEKLYKINPSKINIAVIHASRINFNPEGKELWHPFEDSEVLKSNFDYVAFGHYHSYSEISDSSGIKAAYSGSMVPASIYEYGKRGGLIVEVLKENNRARTELEFVPLSDFSIKKIDIPASQNMEKIKNIISDEISESNNSKDTLFILKITGIGDLNINYLKELFSEYKILFDLSDFIKFDMEKLEETSTETTIGIFIREIFKMMDKADEREKQILKDALIYGLDAFAGKQITPRFYD
- a CDS encoding HU family DNA-binding protein; this translates as MTKADLVSKIASKAELTKAEAAKALDATIEAIKEALKKGDKVTLVGFGSFYVSKRKARKGRNPRTGQEIKIPATKVPKFTAGKSLKEAVK